In Pongo pygmaeus isolate AG05252 chromosome 19, NHGRI_mPonPyg2-v2.0_pri, whole genome shotgun sequence, the genomic stretch ggcctgcccTGGCATTCTTATCTTGGTTAAATGGCTGTTGTGTATTACCAGCTTGTGACTGATATGTTAGGAACATTGCTCACATACAAACACACCAAATGATAACCTCCAATATAAAAAATCTCcccacaggccgggcatggtagcttacccctgtaatctcagcactttgggaagccgaggcggctggatcacttgaggtcaggagtttgaggccagcctggcaaacatggtaaaaccctgcctctactaaaaatacaaaaactaaccaggtatggtggcacacgtctgtaatcccagctactcggaaggctgaggtaggggaatcgctggaacatgggaggtggaagctgcagtgagcagagatcgcgccactgcactccagcctgggcaacggagcgagaccctgtctcaaaaacaacaacaacaacaacaacaaaaaactccctATCACGGGAAAGGTTGAgaccatttcatttcctttccattaagAGAACACTGCCAAACTAAGCCTGAGCAGGCAGACGGCAACATATTCGGCCCCTGGGAAAAGGAAGAGGACTACAGTACTGTTAAAGCTGGCCAGAAACCACtgattcctcctgcctcagcctcctgcatagctggaaccacagtcatgtaccaccacgcccggctaatttttttttttaaagctttcgtagaggcagggtcttgccatattactcaggctggtcctcctggcctcaagggatctttccaccttgccctcccaaagtgctgggaatacaggcatgagccatgcgaCTGGCcttagaggaatttttttttttttttgaaagagcaaagaaaaatgCTTCTCCTATAAGCCCCAGGGACAGCCTGTCAGAACTGAGGTAAAAGCTGAGTGTTAAGCTTACCTCCTGTTCTTCAACCTTCTGCCCTTGCGAGGGTTCCTCCTCACCATCAAATGTTGGTGGGATGCTGTTGTTAATGTTGAAAGTGACAGTGATTCTAAAACGGCAAGAGAAAACAGACAAGGCATGGTTTTAACTGAGCAGGCTAACACGTAAATGTGGAAGTCTGCTACAGTTAAAAAGGCGTATTGAAACAATGTCTGTGTCCTAGCTGGCTGAATTATATGCAGAACTTCAAACTAGGCTGGGTGCCTACATCCAATCCTGAGTGACTCAGCAGGTCTGAAGTGTGCCTACCATGTACCAGCTGATGGAAGCCAAAGCTGGCCTCAGTTTATCTCAGCCAAACAAGTCATGCATGGGTTACTCCCAACAGGGCCAGTACCCCAGGGCTCACTGCCATGTGCTGACTGGGCATCTCACGGCCACAGCCAGCTGACACTGCCCACCCTGGTCTTTCCAGGGAACCCTTGGTCAAAGTAAGGACCTAAGAGGCTGGTGAGATGGAACAGAAGCCCCTTTAAGAGACTTTCCCCATCAGAAAATTTGCCCTgcaaggaaaggaagaagcaatGGAGGGTTGCATCTGCTAAACACCAAGAGCAGCCCTGGACCCGGGAAGGGGATGCCTCACAAAGAACAAAGGCTGTAGTAGAGAGTCATCCCTTAGAGTACTTGTGGGAAGTTTCATAGTCACAAAGCAGGCCAGAGACACCAACTAGTGACAATTTTAAGGTGCAAGAATCCACACCTGACAAATCATGTTCCAAAGTTTGAGTCAAAATTCCTGGGACATAAGGTTTAGAACCAGAACTGCTGGGCTATGCAACTCTGGCAGGCACCATTCCATACAAAAGTACatgaaggctgggcgcagtggctcatgcctgtaataccagcactttgggaggccaaggtgggcagaccacgaggtcaagagatcgagaccatcctggccaacacggtgaaaccccatctctactaaaaatacaaaaaaaaaaaaaaaaaaattagctgggcgtggtggtgtgggcctgtaatcccagctactcgggaggctgaggcaggagaattgcttgaacccgggaggtggaggttgcagtgagctgagatcatgccattgcactccagcctggaaacacggcaagattctgtctcaggaaaaaaaaaaaaaaaaaaagtacatgaagTGTGGCCCCTCCACTTGTGCTAACTAGCTGCTCTGCCAGGAAGCCACCTTTCCATGGCAACACAGGCAGTCTGAGGTTGACAAAATCTGTCTAATTCCAACTGTGCTGACTAAGCTGAGCTCCTGGGCACAGAAATTGAATGATGTTCATCAgagcattatttttaatggcccCCAAATAGCTATGAAAACCTTGCGTGAATGGTTTTTAGGTGAGATTACAGGAGACACAACTGACCTGTGTAGGGCAAAAACACACTATGCAACAGGCAAGAAAATCAGGACCCTACTTCACACCATattcaaaatgaatcacagacctaaactaagctaaaactagaaaactttttgaaaaaattaaggcATACATCTTCACAACCTTGGGTTAGGCAGTGGTTTCTTAGCTGTGACACTAAAAAAGCACAAGTTGCACTTGGTGAATTAGaagcaaagtaaaaaataaattaaaaagcacaaGCGACCAAAAAAATAGGTAAACTGAacttcctcaaaattaaaaacttttgtgtcaGAGGACAttaccaagaaagtgaaaaggaaaccCACAAGATGGGAAACAGTACTTACAAATCATTAATTTGATAAGATAATTGTACGCAGAAAAACTTAACTCTTACAACCCAACAATTAAAAAGGTAAataggccgggcagggtggctcacacctgaaatcccagcactttgggaggccgaggcggatggatcatgaggtcaggagtttgagaccagcctggccaacatggtgaaacccagtctctactaaaaatacaaaaattaaccggacgcacgcctgtaatcccagctactcaggaggctgaggcaggagaattgtcagaacctgggaggcagaggttgcagcaagccaagatcgcaccaccgcactccatcctgggtgacagagcaagactccgtggggtggggggggaagCTATAaattgtatgactccatttatatgaaatgtccaaaagaGGCAATCCATAGAGAAAGTAGCTTAGTGATTACCTGGGGTGGCTAGCGGGAAGAATAATGAGTCACTGCTAATAGGTATTGTTTGGGGATGACAACAGTGTTCTAGAATTAGGTAGTGATAACCGATGCATAATTCTGTGAGGACTAAGAACCACTTAATAAACTTcaataaatgggtaaattgtatgcCATCTAAATTAAATCTCATGAaagctgtgatttaaaaaaagaattatatacacATCATAAGGTCAATTATGAaggaaattcaatttatttatttatttattgagatggagtcttgctctgttgcccaggctggagcacggtggcgcgatctcgactcactgcaacctccacctcccaggttcaagcgattcccctaactcagcctcccgagtagctgggactacaggcacgtgccaccatacccagttaatttttagtagagacggggttttagtgttagccaggattttctcctgacctcatgatctgcccgtcccaaagtgctgggattatgggcgtgagccaccgtgcccagcctcaatttaAAAATCTGGAAGATGCCAAATGTTTACCTGTGTAATGACATTATGGATGACTATAATGCAGAAAAGTGTAAACACTTTAACAGTTTAGGAGATAGTGGGGGAGCTGACTTACGTCACAAACTCCCCGCCTCTGATGGCAGCCCTTACTACAGTGTAACCCCATCCTGTTACATATAAGttacacatttttcattttcaccCATGCTAAACATTAGAGAGCAGCGTCCTATTTTATCAGGGCTGTAAATCACAGATCAAACTGATTCTGTCAGTACTTTTTTGCGCTACATTTTTGTCTCCTTAGTAACCAGCCCACAGCAAATTTGTGTTCAGTGAATGGACTGCTTGGGGCTTATTAAGTTGTCCAAATGAATCCTTCACTCTCTTGAAACCCATTTATCAAAGTATCCACACCTGAACTCAAGGCTCTTCTGGGGATGACCCAGGACGGGTCCTGCAAGGTTAAGGGAGTTGCTGCTCTGGGATCCCCAGACCAGTACTTACTTTTCCCCGGCAACTTTCCGCACTAATTTCGCTTCTGTCCCATTCAGTTCCAGCTCCCAACCTCCAGACATCTTAGGGAGGGTTTTATGCTTCtggatttttctttcctccttaatTTCATCACTCAGGAAATCAACAAAAGCTTTGTCTCCTGGAAAAGAAATCCAGATACATAAAAAGGAAAGCCAGTTAgtctaaaacataaaactattacCCAGGTTATTGCAGCCAGAAACCTGGACTGTTTCTAATCTTTTTGCTATTACCGTCACTCTAGAAGCctcggtttccttatctgtaaaaatacCATAATATTAGTAGGAAGCTGAGCCTGATTCTGGAAAAGTGATTTCCAACAATGAACGCATTACCACTTTCCGCTATAAAGCAGGAGAATTTCCAATCCTCTTCCACTTGCCAAACGATATAACTATGCTATTTTCAACCACGACCATGGGCCTTCCCAAAGGTCCACTTTCGATAGAATAAGACTAAGGATAAAGGTACCCTCTCTAGTATTTAATCTTATTCACCCCCTACCAACAGAAAATGAAACCAGTGGATAGGGGAGGTGGGGGAAATATGATCATACGTGGGTTTAACCCACTGGTTGCCAATCAATGGAAAAATGTCCCAGACCTCAGAAGTCGGTTGCAGGCCCCACTCCTGGTCTACATTTTCCCTCTGTGGAACGCAAACCACACCCCCGGCCCGCTAAACCTCACCTTCGGTGTGCAGCAAGCCGCAGCCACAGCCACAGGCGCAGGGTCCGCGAGGCCGCAGGAGGCCCGGCCGCCGCTCGGAACCTGCGCGCACGCTGAGCAGCCCGAAGGGCCGGGCGCACAGCCGGGGCGCCGGCTGCAGGAGCTGCCGGAAAGGCGAGGCGGGCGCGGCAGCGCGGAGGCCGGCGACGGAGGAGCCCAGCACACGGGACACACAGCGCAGCAAAGGAAGCATCGCTGAAACGACTGCGAACACGTGCAGACGCAAACGACGACCCAGACCTAGGTGCCCCACGACCTAACGCGCGGCCGGAAGCCCCGCCCCTGCCCGGAAGCGCTTCCCGCGCCGGCGCTCTGAAGACCTAAGGCCAGCGGGCGGAATCGCGCCCTCTGCTGCAGACCTCTGGTGCAGCCCGGAAAGCCTCGAATCCGGATTCCGGAGGTTTCTTGCTGCGCTGGCCTGAGTCCGCTGTCCGAAGCTGTTTAATTCCCTCTAGTGGCCGCTTACCCACTTTCCACGTACAGTTCTCAAAGCACGCGAGGCTTTTGGGCTGCGTGGAATGCACTCTTGTCTCCCGCCAGCTCTCACCAGACCCTTTCACGGTCACTTTCCTCTAGGAGGCTGTGgtgttatgatatatatatttattggtttTCACCCACAGTTCCTGGATCGTTAACTCCCATGCCCTTGATACAGTGTTCTGTGATAATGTTGGGTGtgttaggcctcaggaaacagactctctctccccttctcctgccctccttttaCCTGCCCCAAAGCAGGACTCTAATCTCCTCCCACATTTCTGATTATGGGTCTTAAGTCCCTTCCCAGAGAAGGTCCCACCCTATACCCTGGGAGAAGGGATGCTGATGTCCAGAAACTTCCATAAAAATCCAAGAGGAGAGGGTTTGCAGAGCCTCTGATAGCTGAGTacgtggaggttcctggagggtggtggccCAGGGTAGGCAAGGAACCTCGGAGCTTCTTCCCATTCCCCACCCTGCTCCTCATCTGTATCCTTGGCCATATCCTTTATATGAAACCGGTgaatgtgtttccctgagttctgtgagctgctccagTGAGTTAATATAACCCAAAGAGGGGGGTcgtgggaaccccaacttgaagcggGTTGGTCGGAAGTTTCGGAGGCCCAGACTTGCCATTGAAGGTGGGGGCGGTCTTGGGGATTGAGCCCTCAACCTATGGGATCTGacgctatctccaggtagatactGTTGGgattgaattggaggacacccagctggtgtctgctgcttaGTGTGGAGGGAAAAAACCCAAAcgtttggtcacagaagtcttctgtgttgattgttgtgttGTGAGAGCAAAGCAAAGTCTGACGGTTTTCCTGAAAGAGGCCTTCCTAGAACCTTTTTTCCACGGCTCGGCTCGGAACTCATGCTTGTGCACACCCAGCCCATGTGCTTCATTCTCTTTTCAACAGGAACCTCCTAGCATTGCTGCTTTAACCAGGTTGAACCCGACTAGACTGTGACATCCTCAAGGGCAAGATCCATGATTAATTTCTGTGACCTTCCATCTCTGCACCTCCAACCTTGCATCCAAGTTCTAATGGAACATCATTTTTCTGGGGACAAGAAGCCGGCTTATATCATTTAGATAAGTCcagaagcttccataaaaacccaaggaCAGGGTTTGGAGAGCCTCTGATAGCTAAAtacatggaggttcctggagggtggtggccCAGGAGGGCATGGAGGCTGGGAGCTTCTTCCCATTCCCCACCTTGCTCATCTCCTTATCTGTATCCTTGGTCATATCTTTTGTATGAAACCGGtaaatgtgtttccctgagttctgtgagttgcTCCAGTAAATTAATATAACCCAAAGACGGGGTTCAGATTTAGATTAAGAATCAACAATCCTACCTTCCCAGGATATACAGGACATACAAGCTACTAAGAAGGTATGTCTTACTAACTCATGATAAGACTAACacttaatattttctaaataattttctatGAATAACGGAAAAGAGACCCAAGAAACAAGCCACACACATCATATACAAGATTCATTTTTAATGGATTCGATCGTCAGGTGCGAATTTGAGCATTATTTACAAGAGCTTTCTGTAGAGTTATTTCTGTTCAAATAAAACCAGACTCTCAAAATACAACATAAGCCTGAacctacttgattttttttttctccctctagtTACCAAGGAATATCGTATCTCAGATGCATGGCCTACTATCACACtggtctttaaagaaaaaaaaaatgcatggccACAGTTCCAGGCAGTTCCTGGTAGCTGGATTTAGTGGATTTATATATGACAGTACAGTACATCATCAGTTTCACCCACAGGGCAAAACTTGCCTCCATTCAGGCGTCTCTTTACAACTGGCAGCAATGCAGCATTAAGGGTTTTTAGCCAGGACCTGCTGTTTGCAGTCCTGCCCCTTGTAGTGTTACTCTGGGTGTTGCACACTCCATGATTACTAGAAGACAAACACCTGAGGCATGCAATCTGCTTGGAGTGCATCTATTTACATGAAGCTGCTCACGGGAGCTGGTGATTCTTCCAGATATGGGTTTCGTAGGTTGGCAAAGAGGTATCACACCATCAGAGATTTTACCAATTGAAAGAGAGTAGCTGAAGATTATATTGCAATGTTATTGTGAAACATTTAACTTTCTTAAGTTTAAAGTGTACTGCAGCTCAATATAAACAACgatgtatttctttgtagcaatatGTGGAGTCAGAATGGGTTTTCCAATCTGATTTAATCCCTGAGCAGCTatgttaaaaattaacttttttaaaaagcccaatAAAAAACTAAATACTGTATTAAAACTCTACCACAATGTTACAGTGATAAACATATTTCTGTACAGAAACATTAAAGCTACTTAGAAGCTGTTTACATCCTTtgcctctcagaaaaaaaatatacatttccgGAAACTGTTCAGGTACTTAAGCTGGACATAAATTACcccaagttttttctttttctttctttctttctttctcttttttttctgagacagtctcacaaTGCcggccaggctggaatgtagtggtgcgatcttggctcactgcaaactctgcctcccaagttcaagcaattcttgtgcctcagcctcccgggtagctgggattacaggcatgtgccaccacgcccagctaagttttgtatttttagtagagacggggttttgccatgttggccaggctggtcttgaacttctcaagcaatccacccacctcggcctcccatcccaatgctgggattacaggcatgaggtgatctgcctgcctcggcctcccaaagtgctgggattacaggtgtgagccactgcacctggccacccaattttttttttttttaccagcactatgaatgattaaaaatacaatactttTTCTTACCAAGTAGGACTAAACATCCTAATcccctactgaaaaaaaaaacccaaaaaactggaAAACTTTTCAGAAAGTCAGCAATGGTAACAAGTCAGTAAGTGGAAGAACTGGttcaaagtttaaaaattcagtaagatAAGGTATCTAGGAGCTGTCAGATCTTACTTCGCCCACGTATAACCATTTCTGACAGACAGCCCTAAACACTAGCTGAGAGCTTCACTGCACAGGACCACGGCTAGCGTTGGAAATAAAGACTGAGCCGGACTTGACATACACAACTCCAGGGCTGCTCCGTCAGGCCGCAGCTTCCAGAAAGAGACCGTCCATGATCTCTGAAGAGCCTCTTGGGCAGTTTGGCCCCTGGTTATAACTATGATTCATTCATTAAGAAATGACAAAACACCCCACAGATGTATTTGGACCAAGTAAGCACAATAAAAGAGCTAAATCATGGCTTCTTCTAGGGCAAAACATTATCTGGGGAAAGATTACTTGCTTCTGATAATTAAATAGCTAAGAGGAACCGTTAGTGCCTTTTCTCTGCTCAGAATATCAGAACAGGAAGAGACTGTGGAGAGCCTCTAATTCCCTCTGACAATGAGGGTTAGAGAGAGGTGGCTAGCAGTTAGAAAGCAGTAAAGCCAGATTGTCCCGAAGTCCCTacgaagaaggaaaaaatatcatAGAAAATTAGTAAGATGCAAGAATAAGTGTCacagctcttttagaatttgtcCAGCAGGTCTTCCAGACTTCACTGAACCGCCCCCCTGCCCACAACACCAAAAAAGATACAAGAATGTAAGCCCAGATGTGGTGTGGTATCTGGCATAAGCCAATGTTCTCTGGGTTCTAGGtacccctctcccctcccccacccccaccacctctgACCAGGGGTCTGCCCAAAAAGAAACAGCTGAAATGGTACGCAGAGTCACTACTCATGCTCACATGTTCACTGGTGCCCAGTTAGGGAGAAAAATGGCAACTGTGTATGTGGGAGTCACCTACACAAACAAAACACTGAAAGGTCAGTTTCCCATGTCTACACGTGACAGGATTCAGAAGGTACAAATCAACCTTCACCCAGGAAGCTTACATGTCTCCTGAAAGCACTGACAGGGTCACCTACCGAGGATCAGAAGGCTCCTTTACTGGTCTCTACTTGGAGACAGACACAGAGCGGTCCACCCTGAGACACAAGCGTTCAGCAGGGATCGCCATCCCAGGAGGTACGAGATAACAGCACCTCCCTCTGGAAACTTCTACAGAAGTCagttgtgttttctattttaaaagtgcATACAGAGAGACATTAAACAAGAATCAAGGGCAACAACCAAGCTCCGCAACCTCCTGTGGCCCTTCCAGAAAATATCCCTCAGTCACAAGAACTTGGGATGTTGCTGTACTTAATTCACATCATATGGAAAGCAGTAACATTCAGCCTAACGGCTCCCAACTCACTGTACGTGTGTCGTGCTCCAGGCGTAGTTCTGggtactttccattccttttttctaAACTTTATGAACTCAATTTTataaggattattattattactcccatttggcagatgagaaaactgaggctcaggtgtTAATTAAGTCAAAGTCACCCAGTAAGAACCAAAAGCATAATTTTGAAGTTTCCAGGTACGAATGATATGTCCATGTCTACATGGTTCAGTCCCAGGAGTTAGCAAAGATGCTTTCACGCTCCTGGAAGTCAGGCACCTTCAGCTGATTCCAAGACTTCTCTAAGCGCCAATCTGGAAGCCTGCTGTGAGGACAACTGTAGTCCAAGCTCCCAGGGACCAGCGATTCTGGTGGCATCCTGGGGCGGCTCAGTTTCTGGCGGTTCTCAGCTTCCTCCTAAAGTACTCAGGGGCAGCCTCGTACAGCCACTCTGCATCCACGACGCAGAGGTCCCGCA encodes the following:
- the C1QBP gene encoding complement component 1 Q subcomponent-binding protein, mitochondrial, yielding MLPLLRCVSRVLGSSVAGLRAAAPASPFRQLLQPAPRLCARPFGLLSVRAGSERRPGLLRPRGPCACGCGCGLLHTEGDKAFVDFLSDEIKEERKIQKHKTLPKMSGGWELELNGTEAKLVRKVAGEKITVTFNINNSIPPTFDGEEEPSQGQKVEEQEPELTSTPNFVVEVIKNDGKKALVLDCHYPEDEVGQEDEAESDIFSIREVSFQSTGESEWKDTNYTLNTDSLDWALYDHLMDFLADRGVDNTFADELVELSTALEHREYITFLEDLKSFVKSQ